One part of the Roseomonas gilardii genome encodes these proteins:
- a CDS encoding SDR family NAD(P)-dependent oxidoreductase encodes MTQMSWLGLEGRTCVVTGAGGGLGRAIALGFAAAGARLVLLDRTAEAMAGTLSAARALGAPLGAAPLALACDVSDPESVTGAARAGEEAFGPAHVLVNNAALLRPGPLEDLTLAAWNALLAVNLTGYFLCSQAFGAQMRRAGRGALVHVASIAAGHAQGFSGAYSVSKAGAVMLSRQIATEWGPAGIRSNVVSPGMVVTPLSQGFYDTPGVTERRNAVVPVGRIGQPEDIRDAVLFLASDRAAYVSGDEIVVDGGFTRGIMNLIPRPGFEKPGEARPA; translated from the coding sequence ATGACGCAGATGAGCTGGCTCGGCCTGGAAGGCCGGACCTGCGTGGTGACCGGCGCGGGCGGCGGCCTGGGCCGCGCCATCGCCCTGGGCTTCGCCGCGGCGGGCGCGCGGCTGGTGCTGCTGGACCGCACGGCGGAGGCCATGGCGGGCACCCTCTCGGCGGCCCGTGCCCTGGGCGCCCCGCTTGGCGCCGCGCCGCTGGCCCTGGCCTGCGACGTCTCGGACCCGGAGAGCGTGACCGGCGCGGCGCGCGCCGGCGAGGAGGCCTTCGGCCCCGCCCATGTGCTGGTGAACAACGCCGCCCTGCTGCGCCCCGGCCCGCTGGAGGACCTGACGCTGGCCGCCTGGAACGCGCTGCTCGCGGTGAACCTGACCGGCTACTTCCTCTGCTCCCAGGCCTTCGGGGCGCAGATGCGGCGGGCGGGGCGCGGCGCGCTGGTGCATGTCGCCTCCATCGCCGCCGGCCATGCCCAGGGCTTCAGCGGCGCCTACAGCGTCAGCAAGGCCGGGGCGGTGATGCTGTCGCGGCAGATCGCCACCGAATGGGGCCCCGCCGGCATCCGCAGCAACGTGGTCAGCCCCGGCATGGTGGTGACGCCGCTCAGCCAGGGATTCTACGACACGCCGGGCGTGACGGAGCGGCGCAATGCCGTGGTGCCGGTGGGGCGGATCGGCCAGCCGGAGGATATCCGCGATGCCGTGCTCTTCCTGGCCAGTGACCGCGCCGCCTATGTCAGCGGCGACGAGATCGTGGTCGATGGCGGCTTCACCCGCGGCATCATGAACCTGATCCCCCGCCCGGGCTTCGAGAAGCCGGGCGAGGCCCGGCCGGCATGA
- a CDS encoding NIPSNAP family protein: MTDSKPLVDLRTYTIRLRRMGEFLEVFDRLAMPVQLRYLGRPLGIFTSAVGPLNQVVHLWGFDDMGEFQRRHAERDRDPDWPAYLKASADLIVAQENRLILRANMPSLAG, translated from the coding sequence ATGACGGACAGCAAGCCGCTGGTCGATCTGCGCACCTACACCATCCGCCTGCGCCGCATGGGCGAGTTCCTGGAGGTCTTCGACCGCCTCGCCATGCCGGTGCAGCTCCGCTACCTGGGCCGGCCGCTGGGCATCTTCACCAGCGCCGTCGGGCCGCTGAACCAGGTGGTGCATCTCTGGGGCTTCGACGACATGGGCGAGTTCCAGCGCCGCCATGCCGAGCGCGACCGGGACCCCGACTGGCCCGCCTATCTCAAGGCCTCGGCCGACCTGATCGTGGCGCAGGAGAACCGGCTGATCCTGCGCGCCAACATGCCCTCCCTGGCCGGTTGA